The proteins below come from a single Osmerus mordax isolate fOsmMor3 chromosome 3, fOsmMor3.pri, whole genome shotgun sequence genomic window:
- the LOC136940244 gene encoding collagen alpha-2(IV) chain-like: protein MTATTIAAPTGPQTPDLPYPPFPGSPQFPRQPGSPQFPGSPGSSQVPGLPGSPQFPGLPGSPGSPQVPGLPGSPGSSQFPGLLGSPQFPGPPQFPQLPDFPDSPQFPGFPGSPQFPGLPGSPGSPQFPGSPQFPGSPQVPGLPGSPGSSQFPGLLGSPQFPGPPQFPQLPDFPGSPQFPGLPGSPQFPGLPGSPGSTQFPGLPGSSDSESVELPPFPGPFPMTATTIAAPTGPQTPDLPYPPFPGSPQFPGQPGSPQFPGSPGSPQVPGLPGSQFPGLPGSPQFPGLPGSPGSPQVPGLPGSPGSSQFPGLLGSPQFPGPPQFPQLPDFPGSPQFPGLPGSPQFPGLPGSPGSPQFPGLPGSPQFPGLPGSPGSTQFPGLPVSSDSESVELPPFPGPFPMTATTIAAPTGPQTPDLPYPPFPGSPQFPGQPGSPQFPGSPGSSQVPGLPGSPQFPGLPGSPGSPQVPGLPGSPGSSQFPGLLGSPQFPGPPQFPQLPDFPGSPQFPGLPGSPQFPGLPGSPGSTQFPGLPGSSDSESVELPPFPGPFPMTATTIAAPTGPQTPDLPYPPFPGSPQFPGQPGSPQFPGSPGSPQGPLSFQDSQGPLSFPGPPALLRFPVCQGPLSFQGCRVPPGPLSFQGCQVPLAPLSFLGCQGLQIQRSPQFPGQPGSPQFPGSPGSPQVPGLPGSPGSSQFPVLLGSPQFPGPPQFPQLPDFPGSPHFQGCQVPLAPLSFLGCQCLQILSSRSARVPSVSRAAGFPRVPSGSWSASFQGCQVPLAPLSFLGCQGLQIQSSPGSSQFPGLLGSPQFPGPPQFPQLPDFPDSPQFPGFPGSPQFPGLPGSRAARFPRLPSGSRSARVPSGSRSARFPRVPSGSPATLR, encoded by the exons ATGACTGCCACTACAATAGCTGCACCCACTGGCCCACAGACACCAGACCTTCCTTACCCCCCTttcccagggtcccctcagtttccaagacagccagggtcccctcagtttcccgggtccCCCGGCTCTTCTCAGGTTCCcggtctgccagggtcccctcagtttccagggctgccgggttcccccgggtcccctcaggttcctggtctgccaggttcccctgggtcctctcagtttccagggctgctggggtcccctcagtttcccgggccccctcagtttccacagcTGCCAGATTTCCCAgactcccctcagtttcccggttttcccgggtcccctcagtttccagggctgccaggttcccccggctcccctcagtttcctgggtcccctcagtttcccgggtcccctcaggttcctggtctgccaggttcccctgggtcctctcagtttccagggctgctggggtcccctcagtttcccgggccccctcagtttccacagctgccagatttccccggctcccctcagtttcccggtcttcccgggtcccctcagtttccagggctgccaggttcccctggctcCACTCAGTTTCCTGGGCTGCCAGGGTCTTCAGATTCAGAGTCAGTAGAGCTGCCTCCGTTCCCTGGACCATTCCCAATGACTGCCACTACAATAGCTGCACCCACTGGCCCCCAGACACCAGACCTTCCTTACCCCCCTttcccagggtcccctcagtttccaggacagccagggtcccctcagtttcccgggtcccccggctcccctcaggttcccggtctgccagggtctcagtttcccgggctgccagggtcccctcagtttccagggctgccgggttcccccgggtcccctcaggttcctggtctgccaggttcccctgggtcctctcagtttccagggctgctggggtcccctcagtttcccgggccccctcagtttccacagctgccagatttccccggctcccctcagtttcccggtctccccgggtcccctcagtttccagggctgccaggttcccccggctcccctcagtttcccggtcttcccgggtcccctcagtttccagggctgccaggttcccctggctcCACTCAGTTTCCTGGGCTGCCAGTGTCTTCAGATTCTGAGTCAGTAGAGCTGCCTCCGTTCCCTGGACCATTCCCAATGACTGCCACTACAATAGCTGCACCCACTGGCCCACAGACACCAGACCTTCCTTACCCCCCTttcccagggtcccctcagtttccaggacagccagggtcccctcagtttcccgggtccCCCGGCTCCTCTCAGGTTCCcggtctgccagggtcccctcagtttccagggctgccgggttcccccgggtcccctcaggttcctggtctgccaggttcccctgggtcctctcagtttccagggctgctggggtcccctcagtttcccgggccccctcagtttccacagctgccagatttccccggctcccctcagtttcccggtcttcccgggtcccctcagtttccagggctgccaggttcccctggctcCACTCAGTTTCCTGGGCTGCCAGGGTCTTCAGATTCAGAGTCAGTAGAGCTGCCTCCGTTCCCTGGACCATTCCCAATGACTGCCACTACAATAGCTGCACCCACTGGCCCCCAGACACCAGACCTTCCTTACCCCCCTttcccagggtcccctcagtttccaggacagccagggtcccctcagtttccagggtcccccggctcccctcag ggtcccctcagtttccaggacagccagggtcccctcagtttcccgggtccCCCGGCTCTTCTCAGGTTCCcggtctgccagggtcccctcagtttccagggctgccgggttcccccgggtcccctcag tttccagggctgccaggttcccctggctcCACTCAGTTTCCTGGGCTGCCAGGGTCTTCAGATTCAGA ggtcccctcagtttccaggacagccagggtcccctcagtttcccgggtcccccggctcccctcag gttcctggtctgccaggttcccctgggtcctcTCAGTTTCCAGTGCTGctggggtcccctcagtttcccgggccccctcagtttccacagctgccagatttccccggctcccctca tttccagggctgccaggttcccctggctcCACTCAGTTTCCTGGGCTGCCAGTGTCTTCAGATTCTGA GTTCCcggtctgccagggtcccctcagtttccagggctgccgggttcccccgggtcccctcaggttcctggtctgccag tttccagggctgccaggttcccctggctcCACTCAGTTTCCTGGGCTGCCAGGGTCTTCAGATTCAGA gttcccctgggtcctctcagtttccagggctgctggggtcccctcagtttcccgggccccctcagtttccacagcTGCCAGATTTCCCCgactcccctcagtttcccggttttcccgggtcccctcagtttccagggctgccag